The proteins below come from a single Drosophila kikkawai strain 14028-0561.14 chromosome 3R, DkikHiC1v2, whole genome shotgun sequence genomic window:
- the LOC108085883 gene encoding synapsin: MPPPPAPGQPSGAAPELSLSFGAGKAPTTAAPAPPRGVSAPTSPAKSRESLLQRVQSLTGAARDQGASILGAAVQSATQRAPTFNKDKYFTLLVLDDQNTDWSKYFRGRRLHGDFDIRVEQAEFRDITVVSSADTGPVVTMAAYRSGTRVARSFRPDFVLIRQPPRDGSSDFRSTILGLKYGGVPSINSLHSIYQFQDKPWVFSHLLQLQRRLGRDGFPLIEQTFFPNPRDLVSEH, encoded by the exons ATGCCACCGCCCCCGGCTCCGGGTCAACCCTCTGGAGCCGCTCCGGAGCTCTCGCTGAGCTTTGGAGCCGGCAAGGCCCCGACCACGGCCGCACCAGCTCCGCCGCGAGGAGTGAGTGCTCCGACCAGTCCGGCCAAGTCGCGCGAGTCTCTGTTGCAGCGGGTTCAAAGCTTGACCGGCGCAGCCCGGGATCAGGGCGCCTCCATATTGG gAGCTGCGGTCCAGAGCGCCACACAGCGGGCTCCGACCTTCAACAAGGACAAGTACTTCACTCTGCTGGTGCTCGATGACCAGAACACGGACTGGTCCAAGTATTTCCGCGGCAGGCGACTGCACGGTGACTTCGACATCCGAGTGGAGCAGGCCGAGTTCAGG GACATTACGGTGGTCTCCAGCGCGGACACTGGACCGGTTGTCACCATGGCTGCCTATCGGAGTGGCACTCGG GTGGCGCGCTCCTTCCGGCCGGACTTTGTGTTGATTCGCCAGCCGCCGCGTGACGGATCCAGCGACTTCCGCTCCACGATCCTGGGCCTGAAGTACGGCGGAGTGCCCAGCATCAACTCGCTGCACTCGATCTACCAGTTCCAG GACAAACCCTGGGTGTTCTCGCacttgttgcagttgcagcggCGCCTGGGACGCGACGGCTTCCCGCTGATCGAACAGACGTTCTTCCCCAATCC